A portion of the Candidatus Binatota bacterium genome contains these proteins:
- a CDS encoding FAD:protein FMN transferase: MKRVRGYSACTLLLAASISGCSASSAGTPAAHPAEAAHSPEALLFEAARGWPVMGTVLELRVTAPDKATAAKLADRAQQLVAHWDDVLTTWRSEGQLYRFNQRAGEGPQRIGHDLATALASMLRLSGDTGGAFDPAVGPLVNYWREHPGLAAPAAAGPEVRIASALELNGDRASLLANSALDSGGIGKGLALDAAVDLLLSLGSRGAWLNFGGSSQAAFGSDSRGRPWRVAVAALDATTVHGSVLLDGRSLSTSRSTPAGDPAGSIIDPSSQRPVTEPRIATVLAADGATAEAWSTALVVLGRMGVQAARDAGVEVVFEDPAGVVITQGFPLERQRAESQDSAAPTGPSSAGHK, from the coding sequence GTGAAGCGCGTGCGCGGTTACAGCGCCTGCACACTACTGCTGGCAGCGTCCATTTCGGGCTGCTCTGCCTCTTCGGCCGGCACCCCGGCCGCTCACCCGGCTGAAGCCGCTCACTCCCCCGAGGCCTTGCTGTTTGAAGCTGCGCGGGGGTGGCCCGTCATGGGCACCGTGCTCGAGCTCAGGGTAACCGCCCCCGACAAGGCCACGGCCGCCAAGCTGGCCGACCGCGCCCAGCAACTCGTTGCCCACTGGGACGACGTGCTCACCACCTGGAGAAGCGAGGGCCAGCTGTACCGCTTCAACCAGCGGGCCGGTGAAGGCCCGCAGCGCATCGGCCACGACCTGGCCACGGCTCTGGCCAGCATGCTGCGCTTGTCAGGGGACACAGGCGGCGCCTTTGATCCGGCCGTGGGCCCACTGGTCAATTACTGGCGCGAGCATCCAGGCCTCGCGGCGCCCGCTGCAGCGGGGCCGGAGGTCAGGATAGCCTCCGCTCTTGAGCTCAACGGAGACCGTGCCAGCCTCCTGGCCAACTCCGCCCTGGACTCCGGCGGCATAGGCAAGGGCCTGGCTCTCGACGCGGCCGTTGACCTTTTGCTCTCGCTCGGATCGCGCGGGGCCTGGCTCAATTTCGGTGGCTCAAGCCAGGCGGCTTTCGGCAGCGACTCCAGGGGCAGGCCCTGGCGGGTAGCCGTAGCGGCCCTCGATGCCACCACCGTGCATGGCAGCGTACTGCTCGACGGCCGATCTCTGTCTACGTCGCGCTCCACGCCAGCGGGCGACCCGGCGGGCAGCATCATTGACCCCAGCTCGCAGCGGCCTGTCACCGAACCACGAATCGCTACCGTACTGGCGGCCGACGGCGCAACTGCCGAGGCCTGGTCGACGGCGCTGGTCGTGCTTGGCAGAATGGGGGTACAGGCCGCGCGCGACGCGGGCGTTGAAGTTGTGTTTGAAGACCCGGCGGGCGTTGTCATAACCCAGGGTTTCCCTCTGGAACGCCAGCGGGCAGAGAGCCAGGATTCAGCCGCCCCTACAGGCCCCAGCTCGGCGGGACACAAGTAA
- a CDS encoding FMN-binding protein, giving the protein MKSRANWTRAALLALVVSATLLGRQPADAVVFYARDEMLELAFPDADEVVTRSFIITGEQKTLLEELARARFDSQLLTAYEGRRDGRVTGWALLDTHNVRTLPETFLVVVAPSGKVTATHMLAFHEPTEYMPPPRWLKQFDDQDLDDDLRVGRAIAGITGATLSARAVEGGIRRALATWQVLLAPGADLP; this is encoded by the coding sequence ATGAAATCCCGGGCCAACTGGACGCGGGCGGCATTGCTGGCCCTGGTCGTATCGGCGACCCTGCTGGGGCGACAGCCGGCCGACGCGGTGGTGTTCTACGCCCGCGACGAAATGCTGGAGCTGGCGTTTCCCGATGCCGACGAGGTTGTTACGCGCAGTTTCATTATCACCGGCGAGCAGAAGACCCTGCTCGAAGAACTCGCCCGAGCGCGTTTCGATTCGCAGCTGCTCACCGCCTACGAGGGTCGGCGCGACGGCCGGGTCACCGGCTGGGCCCTGCTCGACACTCACAACGTGCGCACTCTGCCCGAGACCTTTCTCGTGGTGGTGGCCCCTTCGGGCAAGGTGACGGCCACCCACATGCTGGCCTTCCACGAGCCCACTGAGTACATGCCTCCCCCGCGCTGGCTGAAACAATTTGACGACCAGGATCTCGACGACGACCTCCGCGTGGGTCGCGCCATCGCCGGCATCACCGGCGCCACGCTCTCGGCCAGGGCCGTGGAGGGCGGCATACGCCGGGCGCTGGCTACCTGGCAGGTGCTGCTGGCTCCCGGAGCCGACTTGCCGTAG
- a CDS encoding MotA/TolQ/ExbB proton channel family protein — MDGGMDAAILLARGGAVMYVLLALSVAAGAIVIFKGWQFTRLGLRDWDFVEPGLEALGQNPAAAGALFAAAKNPAARVLGAVCGQPLQFVESEMARRGSALIRELESWLRALSGIAHLSPLLGLLGTVLGMIRAFMAVEAAGSRVDPAMLSGGIWVALLTTAFGLLVAIPAMAAFYWLEGRLDSFAGTLKDACARALERRGLRSSGTATEGGRVNLADEDYGV; from the coding sequence ATGGATGGCGGCATGGATGCAGCGATACTGTTGGCCAGGGGCGGCGCTGTTATGTACGTACTGCTCGCCCTCTCGGTGGCCGCCGGGGCTATCGTTATTTTTAAAGGCTGGCAATTTACGCGCCTGGGCCTGCGCGACTGGGACTTTGTTGAGCCGGGCCTCGAGGCCCTCGGGCAGAACCCGGCAGCGGCCGGCGCGCTGTTTGCGGCCGCAAAGAACCCGGCCGCGCGCGTGCTCGGAGCGGTCTGTGGACAGCCCCTGCAGTTTGTCGAGTCCGAGATGGCGCGCAGGGGCAGCGCCCTTATTCGCGAGCTCGAGTCCTGGCTGCGGGCGTTGTCGGGCATCGCCCACCTGAGTCCCTTGCTGGGTCTGCTGGGAACCGTGCTGGGAATGATACGCGCTTTCATGGCCGTTGAGGCAGCCGGCTCGCGGGTCGACCCGGCCATGCTCTCGGGCGGCATATGGGTAGCCTTGCTCACCACGGCCTTCGGACTGCTGGTGGCGATACCCGCCATGGCTGCCTTCTACTGGCTGGAGGGCCGACTCGATAGTTTTGCGGGCACACTCAAGGACGCCTGCGCACGGGCTCTCGAGCGCCGTGGCTTGCGGTCGTCGGGGACGGCGACCGAGGGCGGCCGGGTGAATCTGGCTGACGAGGACTATGGAGTTTGA
- a CDS encoding biopolymer transporter ExbD — protein MEFDRRSRLRPRLSVAPLVDVVFLLLIFFLLTSSYEKSGAMQLDLPRAQSARPVGDSAITVSLAADGSTRLNGRQVAGADLKAELELLLSADQAVLLRADRTVAVAELVRVMDSVRQAGGRVLSLATGFPVPAGGPDVDRADDDGG, from the coding sequence ATGGAGTTTGACCGTCGCTCACGCCTGCGCCCGCGGCTGAGCGTAGCTCCGCTCGTAGACGTAGTTTTTCTCCTGTTGATATTTTTCCTGCTTACCAGCAGCTACGAGAAGAGCGGGGCCATGCAACTCGACCTCCCCCGGGCACAGTCTGCCCGGCCGGTCGGTGACAGTGCCATAACGGTAAGCCTGGCCGCCGACGGCAGCACCCGGTTAAACGGCCGCCAGGTGGCCGGCGCAGACCTCAAGGCGGAGCTCGAGCTATTGCTCAGCGCCGACCAGGCTGTACTCCTACGCGCCGATCGCACGGTGGCAGTGGCCGAACTGGTGAGGGTGATGGATTCCGTGCGGCAGGCCGGTGGCCGGGTTCTTTCGTTGGCCACGGGTTTTCCGGTTCCCGCTGGAGGCCCTGACGTCGACAGGGCCGATGATGACGGCGGCTGA
- a CDS encoding energy transducer TonB — MMTAADSRLLAGLSLLASLLLHALLVLGLPDMRAAVVLPPAALEFSFANLGQRHVSPELENQRPEPPPSVDKAAAVKKPLAKKASVKEPPTGAAVLQPSPPRPSPAASEAVAAARASRDRALYQQTLAGWIARHKSYPEIARRRGVTGSGLLRVRIARDGRILEQSIEQSTGSALLDRAAADMLDRASPLPPVPENLPAGDFEFLLPVEYRLAAAAD, encoded by the coding sequence ATGATGACGGCGGCTGACAGCAGGCTACTTGCCGGGCTATCCTTGCTGGCGTCGCTGCTGCTGCACGCGCTGCTCGTGCTGGGCCTACCTGATATGCGAGCTGCCGTTGTCCTGCCTCCCGCTGCGCTTGAGTTCAGCTTTGCCAACCTCGGCCAGCGCCACGTTTCGCCCGAGCTTGAAAATCAAAGGCCCGAGCCACCGCCGTCAGTGGATAAGGCAGCTGCAGTAAAAAAGCCTTTGGCAAAAAAAGCGTCTGTAAAGGAGCCGCCGACAGGGGCCGCAGTTTTGCAACCCAGCCCTCCCCGGCCCTCGCCTGCCGCGAGCGAGGCCGTGGCTGCGGCGCGGGCTTCCCGGGATCGGGCCCTGTACCAGCAAACCCTGGCGGGCTGGATCGCTCGGCACAAAAGCTATCCCGAGATCGCGCGACGGCGCGGCGTGACGGGCAGTGGATTGCTCAGGGTTCGCATCGCCCGCGACGGCCGAATACTCGAGCAGTCCATCGAGCAGTCCACGGGAAGCGCCCTGCTCGACCGGGCGGCCGCCGACATGCTGGACAGGGCTTCACCGCTTCCGCCTGTACCCGAAAACCTGCCCGCCGGCGATTTCGAGTTTCTGCTGCCGGTAGAGTATCGCCTGGCCGCCGCCGCGGATTGA
- a CDS encoding (Fe-S)-binding protein, protein MDTGLPCVHCGLCLHSCPTYRELGSEADSPRGRIYLMEAIEAGEQELDAPARAHLEGCLACKACETACPSGVGFSERMDKFRPRLAAAHRLAPGRRAALLVTRFPLLLKIAARTARLLDLLGLERLRRLLPGLALMPGRKRKLRAGGLTIGSPGKRSSGLRVALLQGCVGNAVAPGITRDAREVLERNGITVVDVAGQGCCGALYAHAGDRERAAELARHNVRLLDAAGLDHVVTTVAGCGAFMREYDSLLAHDNLLSGAAQRLAGATRDVSELLVEAGFDPPMQPLTDIGPVAYHDACHLLHGCSVAEQPRIITRAAVGREPLELAESELCCGSAGSYNLEQPSMAARLGRRKAAALGASDASVLAVGNVGCILQIEMHARRAGISAELLHPVELLARAYRKGPAPAAASSRLSKLRRR, encoded by the coding sequence GTGGATACCGGTCTGCCCTGCGTACACTGCGGTCTCTGCCTGCACAGCTGCCCCACCTACCGCGAGCTGGGTAGCGAAGCCGATTCGCCGCGCGGGCGCATCTATCTCATGGAAGCCATCGAAGCCGGCGAGCAGGAGCTTGACGCGCCCGCGCGCGCACACCTCGAGGGCTGCCTCGCTTGCAAGGCCTGCGAGACCGCCTGCCCGAGTGGCGTCGGTTTTTCCGAACGCATGGATAAGTTTCGCCCCCGCCTGGCGGCCGCCCACCGACTGGCCCCGGGCAGGAGAGCGGCGCTGCTGGTAACGCGCTTTCCCCTGCTGCTGAAAATCGCTGCCCGCACCGCGCGACTGCTCGACCTGCTCGGGCTCGAACGACTGCGGCGACTGCTACCCGGCCTGGCGTTGATGCCCGGACGCAAGCGCAAGCTCAGGGCCGGCGGCCTCACGATCGGCAGCCCCGGCAAACGCTCAAGCGGCCTGCGCGTGGCCCTGCTGCAGGGCTGCGTGGGCAACGCGGTGGCGCCCGGCATAACCCGTGACGCAAGGGAAGTGCTCGAGCGAAACGGCATCACCGTGGTCGACGTGGCCGGCCAGGGTTGTTGTGGAGCGCTGTACGCACACGCGGGCGACCGCGAACGCGCCGCCGAACTCGCCCGCCACAACGTGCGCCTGCTCGATGCCGCAGGCCTGGACCACGTGGTGACCACGGTGGCCGGTTGCGGAGCCTTCATGCGCGAGTACGACAGCCTGCTCGCCCACGACAACCTGCTCTCTGGCGCCGCGCAACGCCTGGCGGGAGCTACCCGCGACGTCTCCGAGCTGCTCGTAGAAGCAGGCTTCGACCCTCCCATGCAACCGCTGACCGACATCGGGCCGGTGGCCTACCATGATGCCTGTCACCTGCTGCACGGCTGTTCAGTGGCCGAACAACCACGCATAATCACGCGCGCAGCCGTGGGCCGGGAGCCCTTGGAGCTGGCCGAAAGTGAGCTCTGTTGCGGCAGCGCGGGCAGCTACAACCTCGAGCAGCCGTCCATGGCGGCACGGCTGGGACGGCGAAAAGCGGCGGCGCTGGGTGCAAGCGACGCCTCGGTGCTCGCCGTGGGCAACGTGGGCTGTATTCTGCAGATAGAGATGCACGCGCGCCGTGCCGGGATAAGCGCCGAGTTGCTACACCCGGTGGAGCTGCTCGCGCGCGCCTACCGCAAAGGTCCGGCGCCGGCTGCTGCCTCCTCGAGGCTCAGTAAGTTACGGCGTCGCTGA
- a CDS encoding FAD-binding oxidoreductase — MQASQNGTRARSAALAAGTKGVPSRDARPDETLSGLTAPTVLSPRDQQELLSCVNTARSEGLALVVTGGGTAMGAANPPRALDLLLSTRGLGGPVDARPNDMVVTISAGATLTELNRTLAASGQRLPLDPPLAGQATLGGLVAADTTCSSSAGFGCFRDMVLGLNAIDGSGRELTVGGQVVKNVAGYDLVRLLAGSNGSLAIITQLTLRTFPRPVAALTLQYRLADTAAAVATRASLLNSELSPVMMDLLQSGGRDSAGSSPDNDHERPLLLLRIEGGNSELDYQQARLRELLGCAPLARSDNPPDHHDALHQDWLLRLRAVSMPGQALAFADRITTLVKAGGSYQLLTHLCSGETVIGLEPLPPVKARQTAAGGRSPREMAALLVELRQAAFDYKARVVVEQAPAELYELVDCWHGRPAGLGLMRELKKRFDPVGILSPGRLAGGL, encoded by the coding sequence GTGCAGGCAAGCCAGAACGGAACCAGGGCCAGGAGCGCGGCACTCGCCGCCGGCACCAAGGGGGTGCCCTCCCGTGACGCCCGCCCCGACGAGACCTTGTCAGGCCTGACTGCGCCCACTGTCCTCTCGCCGCGCGACCAGCAGGAACTGCTCAGCTGCGTAAACACGGCACGAAGCGAGGGGCTGGCGCTGGTGGTCACCGGTGGAGGCACGGCCATGGGCGCGGCCAACCCCCCGCGCGCACTCGACCTGCTGCTGTCCACCCGCGGCCTCGGTGGACCGGTCGACGCTCGCCCCAACGACATGGTCGTCACCATCAGCGCCGGAGCGACGCTCACCGAACTCAACCGCACGCTTGCGGCCTCGGGTCAGCGCCTGCCGCTCGACCCGCCGCTCGCCGGGCAAGCCACGCTGGGTGGCCTCGTGGCCGCCGACACCACCTGCAGCTCTTCTGCTGGATTTGGTTGTTTTCGCGACATGGTGCTGGGCCTGAACGCCATCGACGGCTCGGGGCGAGAGCTCACGGTAGGCGGACAGGTGGTAAAGAACGTGGCCGGCTATGACCTCGTGCGCCTTCTCGCAGGCTCCAACGGCAGCCTGGCAATTATCACCCAGCTCACGCTGCGCACCTTCCCGCGGCCAGTGGCGGCACTCACCCTCCAGTATCGCCTCGCCGACACCGCGGCGGCCGTGGCTACCCGCGCGAGCCTGCTCAACAGCGAACTCTCGCCGGTGATGATGGACCTGCTGCAAAGCGGCGGTAGAGACAGCGCCGGCAGCTCGCCCGATAACGACCACGAGCGGCCCCTGCTGCTGCTTCGCATCGAGGGTGGAAACTCCGAGCTCGACTACCAGCAGGCACGGCTGCGCGAGCTGCTCGGCTGCGCGCCGTTGGCGAGATCCGACAACCCGCCCGACCACCACGACGCGCTCCACCAGGACTGGCTGCTGCGCCTGCGCGCGGTTTCGATGCCCGGCCAGGCGCTGGCCTTCGCCGACAGGATAACGACCCTCGTCAAGGCCGGCGGGAGCTACCAGTTGCTGACCCACCTCTGCTCGGGCGAAACCGTGATAGGCCTTGAGCCCCTACCACCGGTGAAAGCCAGGCAGACTGCCGCCGGTGGGCGATCGCCCCGGGAGATGGCCGCGCTGCTGGTCGAACTCAGGCAGGCCGCCTTCGACTACAAGGCGCGCGTGGTGGTCGAGCAGGCGCCCGCCGAGCTGTATGAACTCGTCGACTGCTGGCACGGGCGCCCGGCAGGACTGGGACTGATGCGAGAACTGAAAAAGCGCTTTGACCCCGTTGGCATACTGTCCCCGGGCCGACTGGCCGGTGGCCTGTAG
- a CDS encoding FAD-binding protein, which translates to MLGEEGLLTGEAALRVYECDGYTLEKARPALVLLPATTQEVSRSVELLHKAGIAFVPRGAGTGVSGGCLPADIPVMIGTSRMRRIRNVDLDNRRVEVEAGVVNLDVTRLVQGDGLHYAPDPSSQAACTIGGNVAENSGGPHTLKYGVTVNHLLGLELVLPDGEVLQLSREAGSGGFDLAGVVTGSEGTLGIITSATLALVRTPQAVATMLAVFPGVLEASRAVSAIIAAGLVPAALEMMDALVIKAVEAAYGFGFPADAGAVLIIELDGLAAALDEQCVQVTEACNEQGASEIRRADDPRERELLWKSRKRAFGAMGRLAPSYCTQDGVVPRSALPEIVERVGEIGRRYKLRIANLMHAGDGNIHPLLLYDENDPEQVTRVLDAGRDILLACLELGGSVTGEHGIGIEKTDLMPASFGPATLAAMADLREVFNPRSLCNPHKILPSDRHCVEVTRPRPRGGG; encoded by the coding sequence ATGCTGGGAGAGGAGGGACTGCTCACCGGCGAAGCCGCGTTGAGGGTTTACGAGTGCGACGGCTACACGCTCGAAAAAGCCCGGCCGGCCCTGGTGCTGCTGCCCGCCACGACCCAGGAGGTGTCGCGCTCGGTAGAGCTGCTCCACAAGGCCGGTATCGCCTTTGTACCGCGCGGCGCAGGCACGGGCGTGAGCGGTGGCTGCCTGCCAGCCGACATCCCGGTGATGATAGGCACCAGTCGCATGCGACGAATCCGCAACGTGGATCTCGACAACCGCCGCGTCGAAGTCGAAGCGGGCGTGGTCAACCTCGACGTCACCCGCCTGGTCCAAGGCGATGGCTTGCACTACGCGCCCGATCCCTCGAGCCAGGCCGCCTGCACCATAGGAGGCAACGTCGCCGAGAACAGCGGCGGCCCGCACACTCTCAAGTACGGCGTGACCGTGAACCACTTGCTCGGCCTTGAGCTGGTGCTGCCCGACGGCGAAGTGCTGCAACTGTCGCGCGAGGCCGGCAGCGGTGGATTTGACCTGGCCGGCGTTGTAACCGGCAGCGAGGGCACGCTGGGCATCATAACCTCGGCCACGCTGGCGCTGGTCAGAACCCCGCAAGCGGTGGCGACCATGCTGGCCGTGTTCCCCGGTGTGCTCGAAGCCAGCCGGGCGGTGTCGGCCATCATCGCGGCCGGGCTGGTGCCCGCCGCGCTCGAAATGATGGACGCGCTGGTGATCAAGGCGGTCGAGGCCGCCTACGGTTTTGGATTTCCGGCCGACGCCGGGGCAGTGCTCATCATCGAGCTGGACGGATTGGCGGCAGCCCTCGACGAGCAGTGCGTGCAGGTAACCGAGGCCTGCAACGAGCAGGGCGCGAGCGAAATCCGCCGCGCCGACGACCCCCGGGAACGCGAGTTGCTGTGGAAATCGCGCAAGCGCGCGTTTGGCGCCATGGGCCGACTGGCGCCGTCATACTGCACCCAGGACGGCGTTGTCCCACGCAGCGCCCTACCCGAAATAGTCGAGCGCGTCGGCGAAATCGGCCGCCGCTACAAGCTGCGCATAGCCAATCTCATGCACGCCGGTGACGGCAACATTCATCCACTGTTGCTCTACGATGAGAACGATCCCGAGCAGGTCACCCGCGTGCTCGACGCCGGCCGCGACATACTCCTGGCCTGCCTCGAACTGGGCGGCTCGGTAACCGGTGAGCACGGAATAGGCATAGAAAAAACCGATCTCATGCCGGCCAGCTTTGGGCCCGCTACCCTTGCCGCAATGGCCGACCTGCGCGAGGTATTCAACCCGCGCTCGCTGTGCAATCCCCACAAGATTCTGCCCAGTGACCGCCACTGCGTAGAGGTCACACGCCCGCGCCCAAGGGGAGGCGGCTGA
- a CDS encoding alanine--glyoxylate aminotransferase family protein yields MVHERVYAAMSRPIIGHLDPAFLDLMDRVQGNLRRAFGTENAMTLPVSGTGSAGMQACFANLLEVGDEVVVGVNGVFGTRMADVAERLGARVRRVEAEWGEVIPVEALAEALAACDSPRLLAVVHAETSTGAWQPVQGLGQLAHDSGALLMVDAVTSLAGCPLEVDAWEIDACYSGTQKCLSCPPGLSPLTMSERAMQRVADRKSAVSSWYLDLGLIAGYFGSARVYHHTAPISMLYALDEALLLVHEEGLHARWDRHRSNHEALWAGLATLGLEPAASEGHRLWMLNSVLVPDGVDEAGLRRSLLEDNGIEIGPGLGPLAGRVWRIGLMGESSRAANVLRLLGALAQLLGGDAAKARRAAEQSGLQG; encoded by the coding sequence ATGGTGCACGAGCGGGTTTACGCTGCCATGTCGCGGCCGATTATCGGCCATCTTGACCCCGCTTTCCTGGATCTCATGGACAGGGTGCAGGGCAATCTTCGTCGGGCGTTCGGAACCGAAAATGCAATGACCCTGCCGGTGTCGGGTACCGGGTCGGCCGGCATGCAGGCTTGTTTTGCCAACCTGCTTGAAGTTGGCGACGAAGTTGTGGTGGGCGTGAACGGGGTGTTCGGCACGCGCATGGCCGACGTTGCCGAGCGGCTGGGTGCGCGCGTGCGCAGGGTCGAGGCCGAGTGGGGCGAGGTGATACCCGTCGAGGCGCTGGCCGAGGCGCTCGCTGCATGCGACAGCCCACGTTTGCTCGCCGTGGTGCACGCTGAGACTTCCACCGGCGCCTGGCAGCCGGTGCAGGGGCTGGGCCAGCTGGCCCACGACTCGGGTGCCCTGTTGATGGTGGATGCCGTTACCTCGCTGGCCGGCTGCCCGCTGGAGGTCGACGCCTGGGAAATCGACGCCTGTTACAGCGGTACACAGAAGTGCCTCAGTTGCCCGCCTGGGCTGTCGCCGTTGACGATGAGCGAGCGCGCCATGCAACGCGTGGCCGACAGGAAGAGCGCCGTTTCGAGCTGGTATCTCGACCTGGGCTTGATCGCCGGTTACTTCGGAAGCGCACGCGTGTATCACCACACCGCGCCCATCTCGATGCTTTACGCGCTGGACGAGGCACTGCTGCTGGTGCACGAGGAAGGGCTTCACGCGCGCTGGGACAGGCACCGCTCCAACCACGAAGCGTTGTGGGCTGGCCTGGCTACGCTCGGCCTGGAGCCCGCCGCGAGCGAGGGGCACCGGTTGTGGATGCTCAACAGCGTGCTCGTGCCCGATGGCGTAGACGAGGCGGGCCTGCGGCGCTCATTGCTCGAGGATAACGGTATCGAAATAGGCCCCGGTCTTGGCCCGTTGGCTGGGCGCGTGTGGCGTATAGGCCTGATGGGCGAGTCGAGCAGGGCGGCCAACGTACTGCGCTTGCTCGGCGCCCTGGCGCAGCTGTTGGGCGGCGACGCCGCGAAGGCGCGGCGCGCGGCCGAGCAGTCCGGCCTGCAGGGCTGA
- a CDS encoding transglycosylase produces MRWPLGLRSGGLLLLLVFLPSCGVLPLDFNSSPATSYERTQRVGVIGDDLDVESLLAAASASLDYYDSRGRRKRYSLDHDTYSAKQLRHSVEHFVELVRHTPTALLHQRLAEECRAYAPNEGARFTAYYEPVLEARSSPDEKFRHPVYARPDELTRVELGRFFKGDQRLIHGKVKDGDLVPYLTREEIDGSRLLEGRDLELAWVDDPVALYFLHVQGSGRLRMEDGRVMRVNFSASNGLSYFSVGRWMLDNRVLGPGQGSSSSIRSWLTLNPEQRDGVLFRNPRYIFFREVDLADNQGPIGSLGVPLIGGRSIATDPSFVPPGALTYIVSRRPQLNDKGQVASWRHFARFAFNHDTGGAIKGAGRADIYWGEGEKRGLEAGYMNEPGRMAVLLCGVQPRPTSPTRQAAVNKMGKVSWPYFKPVSPTVVASAG; encoded by the coding sequence ATGAGGTGGCCCCTAGGGTTAAGGAGCGGTGGATTGCTGCTCTTGTTGGTCTTTCTTCCCTCCTGCGGCGTGCTCCCCCTGGATTTTAATTCATCCCCCGCAACTTCCTACGAGCGCACCCAACGTGTCGGTGTCATAGGCGACGATCTCGACGTGGAAAGCCTCCTGGCCGCGGCCTCGGCCAGCCTCGACTACTACGACAGCCGGGGTCGGCGCAAGCGTTACTCGCTCGATCACGATACTTACAGCGCCAAGCAGCTCCGCCACAGCGTGGAGCATTTTGTTGAGCTGGTTCGGCACACGCCCACCGCCTTGCTTCACCAGCGCCTGGCAGAGGAGTGCCGCGCCTACGCGCCCAACGAGGGAGCGCGGTTCACGGCCTACTACGAGCCGGTGCTCGAGGCGCGCAGCAGCCCCGACGAAAAATTTCGTCACCCGGTCTACGCGCGCCCCGACGAGCTCACGCGTGTGGAGCTGGGGCGCTTCTTCAAGGGAGACCAGAGGCTCATCCACGGCAAGGTAAAGGACGGTGACCTCGTGCCCTACCTCACGCGTGAAGAGATCGACGGCAGCCGGCTTCTCGAGGGTCGTGATCTCGAACTGGCGTGGGTGGACGACCCGGTCGCGCTGTACTTTTTGCATGTGCAGGGTTCAGGCCGCTTGCGCATGGAAGACGGCCGTGTGATGCGCGTGAACTTCTCGGCGAGCAACGGCTTGTCTTACTTCAGCGTGGGCAGGTGGATGCTCGACAACCGCGTGCTGGGGCCGGGGCAGGGTTCGTCGAGTTCCATACGTTCCTGGCTCACCCTCAATCCCGAGCAGCGCGACGGCGTGCTGTTTCGCAACCCGCGTTACATATTTTTTCGCGAGGTTGATCTCGCCGACAACCAGGGGCCCATAGGTTCGCTGGGAGTTCCCCTGATCGGCGGGCGCTCGATAGCCACAGACCCGAGCTTCGTTCCGCCCGGGGCGCTCACTTACATCGTCAGCCGCCGTCCCCAGCTCAACGACAAGGGACAGGTGGCCAGCTGGCGGCACTTTGCCCGCTTTGCTTTCAACCACGATACCGGCGGCGCCATCAAGGGAGCCGGCCGCGCTGACATTTACTGGGGCGAGGGCGAAAAGCGGGGGCTGGAGGCCGGTTACATGAACGAGCCCGGTCGCATGGCGGTGCTGCTCTGCGGCGTGCAACCGCGGCCCACGTCGCCCACGCGGCAAGCAGCCGTAAACAAAATGGGTAAGGTCAGCTGGCCTTACTTCAAGCCTGTGTCTCCCACCGTCGTTGCTTCCGCGGGCTGA
- a CDS encoding SDR family oxidoreductase, which yields MSTVEAESPAELFSLAGRVALVTGASSGLGTEFADALASAGASLLLVARRKQQLDEQAELLRQRWGATVTTHALDISEREAVAAAWPKLSAEAGGVDILVNNAGISVTGRAETQWPKAWDDSLAVNLSAAFQLSLLAAEGMRASGRGGRIINVSSIFGSLGSSLFRLAAYSASKGGLTNLTRQLAVEWAGDGITVNAIAPAWFPSEMTGGSTAKESVVDRMSRGCPMNRMGRAGELRTACLFLASPASSYVTGSVIPVDGGYAAW from the coding sequence ATGAGCACGGTTGAAGCGGAATCGCCCGCGGAATTGTTTTCTCTCGCGGGTCGCGTCGCGCTGGTGACCGGCGCGTCGTCGGGCCTTGGCACCGAGTTTGCCGACGCGCTGGCCTCGGCCGGGGCCTCGCTGCTGCTCGTGGCCAGGCGCAAGCAGCAGCTCGACGAACAGGCCGAACTGCTACGCCAACGCTGGGGGGCCACCGTGACCACGCACGCGCTCGACATAAGCGAGCGTGAAGCGGTGGCGGCAGCGTGGCCCAAACTGTCGGCCGAGGCCGGCGGTGTAGACATACTGGTCAACAACGCGGGCATATCGGTGACCGGGCGGGCCGAAACTCAGTGGCCCAAGGCCTGGGACGATTCGCTCGCCGTCAACCTCAGCGCCGCTTTCCAACTCTCATTGCTGGCCGCCGAAGGCATGCGCGCAAGCGGGCGAGGCGGGCGCATAATCAACGTAAGTTCGATCTTCGGCAGTCTCGGCAGCTCGCTGTTCCGGCTGGCTGCGTACAGCGCTTCCAAGGGCGGGCTCACTAACCTCACCCGGCAGCTGGCCGTTGAGTGGGCGGGCGATGGTATAACGGTGAACGCCATCGCGCCGGCCTGGTTTCCCAGCGAAATGACCGGCGGCAGCACCGCCAAGGAAAGCGTGGTCGACCGAATGAGCCGCGGTTGCCCCATGAACCGAATGGGGCGGGCGGGCGAACTGAGGACGGCCTGCCTGTTCCTGGCGTCACCCGCTTCGTCTTACGTGACCGGCTCGGTGATACCCGTGGACGGCGGCTACGCCGCCTGGTGA